The Apodemus sylvaticus chromosome 19, mApoSyl1.1, whole genome shotgun sequence sequence ttttaaaatttatcaatgGTAATATAATTCATAGATGATATCCTGTATTCAAGGAATATAGTGGGTAAAACAGTACTCAGGAAGATGCAGCCAAGAATTGAATTCATGTAGGAGAGAGGATGAGGCATAAAAGCCAAGGAATTACTTACATACATGGATAAATGCATTTGTAGGTCCAGATGATAATTAAATCATGTTTAAAATGatgttaaatattcaaaataaaaagtaaagtaaatatTGCATATAGTCAATAGAACAATCTAAAAATCTATTGTTCGACCACTACTCATTCCCCGTATCATTAAATTGTGTACTTTGATTCTTTTGAACACTCAAGATAAAGGAtcctttatattttaactttgtaAATAATGAGTCTTTGGGAAAAAAGCAGGTTATTAACCCAAGTGAGCAACACCATTAGCTTCTCAACACTTCAGCTAATGCACTCAGAGATTTGTGCTCAGCACACAGGACTCATCACAGATGTGCTTTTGACTGTAGGGATCTTGCTGGAGTCTCTTTTTGTATCAGATAGGGTAAGATTTAACTTGagcattttcagtaatggaaaAGAGGATCCTTGGGATCTACTTCATTAGTGAGGTATAATCACGTGTCCCTATTTTtatactcatatgcacacatacaaattattCTTGGGAACAAAGCATTTATGTTGTGAGACATATAGATCAATATACACTATAAGAACATTAACATGAGTTTTAATTTTacctattttttatttgaaaagataTTCTTGTTGCATTATtagtaaaaatggaaaatatagtaAAACTATAAATTGGTTCACTTGGATTAGGAAAGGAATATATAGGAAACATGAATTTTGGTAAGGACTGAATAAGTTATGGACATGGTTACTGTACTTTTTATGAGCAAGAAAACCTTGTagctatgtaagaataccagtaaCATGGTAGCCTAGAGAGAATTATGTACAGCAATAAGGGATCTAGTATCACACAGACAAAATCAGTTTACCTAATGgcagtttaaaatgtatttattaaaattaactttaaattggTATTGGGTCTTGTCAAAACTAACTCTTTTTTCACTCTTAATTCCTGTACATCCTTAAGAAATCATCTGAAATAATATTGGAATTAGAGGAACAAGGGAGCCCATGCATATCCTTACTGGTCAATTATCTTTCATTTGATAAAACACTCatgagagctgggcagtggtggcacatgcctgtaatctcagcactctgggaggcagaggcaggcagatttctgagtttgaggccagcctggtctacagagtgagttccaggacagccagggctacacagagaaaccctgtcttgaaaaaccaaaggaaaactcTCTTGAGAAGGACATAACTAAGAGAAACACTGAAACAGAGTCTTAGAAGAAATCTAATTCATTACTCCTCTAATCTAGGACATAGTAGCAATATCTCTTGGTTTGTTGTCTCTTTAGAGATTGAATATAGCTTTTGCATATACCATTCTCCGAGAAAATTCTTCTCTTGACAACACTTTCTTCAGAGCTGCTTTCATGGACTCATTTCTCAAGCTGTAGATGAGTGGATTGAGTGTTGGAGGTATCACAGTGTAGAATATGGAGAATATGAGGTCCATTGCTGAAAGGGAATCTGAAGGAAGTCTTAGAAATTCAAAGCCTGCAGCTGAGAGGAAGAACATGACTACAAACAAATGTGGAAGACAGGTGGAGAACACCTTAGTCCGACTATCAGCTGATGGAATTCTCATCACAGTTGAGAAGATTTGAATGTAGGAGAATACTATGGCAATCAAACAGACAAAGGCTGTGGATGTTGTAAATGCAGCCACTGCAATCTCATTAATGAATTCATAAGAACAGGCTAGTTTTAGCATTTGGGGAATGTCACAGAAGAACTGGTGAATAATTCTCTTCCCACAAAGAGGAATTGAGAAATTAACACCTGTGTGTATGAGCCCAGATATTCCTCCAGCCATCCATACAGCTATCACTGCACACTTGCAAGCATGGGGATCCATAATTGTCTCATACTGCAGTGGCTGACAGATGGCAACATACCGGTCATAAGACATCACCGTGAGAATACCTACTTCTGATGAAGCCAGAGCTATGAAGAAGAAAACCTGAAGCACACACTgaccaaaagaaatgaaaccatTGTCCATGAGTGAGTTTGCAATGGACTGAGGAACAGTAACAGAGATGAAGCAGAGGTCCAAAAGAGAGGGGTGCTTCAAGAAGTAGTACATGGGAGAATGAAGACGTTGGTCcaaggtgatgatggtgataatgagGAGATTGCCCATGATGGCCAATAGGTATGTGATCAAAAAGAGCACTGCATGTAAAATCTGAAGGTTATGCTCATCAGAGAACCCCATGAGGAGGAATCCAGTCTTGAAGCTCACATTCATTATAGTCACTCTTGAGACTCAAAGTTTAATTCTATTTaagaaaagctaaaagaaaactAGTGATAGCAAGAAGAACTTGTTATTCCTGGGATTAGTTAACATTCAGTTCTAACAAATATTTAGCAATTTTCTGGAACTAGAAACCTTAAGTGTAATCAACAAGTCATAAGAATTTTCTGGGCTAGAGCCTGACTTGTCACTATTAGAATAACTGAATGACTAAAATTGCTTTACTTCAATAAAGCCAGTGGGAATGAGGTCATATAGTAACATCATCCTTTATACATGGTACCTTAGCATCAAGCTAATATATTGCAGTCTCCTCTGATGACTATAGAAAATTCAGTTACTGGCACACTCTATAAATGATTAGGAACAACAATGACAAGAAACCTATTAGTCACTTCAGTGAGAACATGAAGGCAACTTTGTACTAAGTTCTTCATTTTCCTATCTGCACAGAAATAaagttctttctgccttttccaagcctgtgtgtgctctttggccATTTGTATTCAATCTCAGTGACTGCTTTGTTACAGTgtgatttcttctctctctctctctctctctctctctctctctctctctctctctctctctctctctctctctctctcttcctattcctccatctctctttctctctctctgtacatctctttattatatatatatatatcacatctcATCCATTTTAGACAAAAGCCCATGTTCCATTCTCAGCATTCTCTTATAGTCTATTTTCTCTTGCTTCTTTGCTCCTGTTTCAGATCCTCATATTCATGGTTAGCTATCTCCCACTGGGTCAACTCCACCTCTGTCTGTCACATGTCTTTCATCTTCACATTCAAGCACCTGTTTCTTTAGTTATTACCTCTTGTTATGTTGTTGTAAATGACTCTTTCATCTTTGGCAGTTTCATTCTTTAACTTTATGCAGTTCCAATCATGCTTCTATTTTGTGCTGGGCAGAGCTGTGAAGGAAATCGCCATGACTTTCTTAATTTCATACTTTATTTTCTGACAATTTCATTATTACAAGTGATACCCAAAATTCTTGGCATGCCAAACATTATCTTCCCCAAGATGTCTCCTGACTGACCTACTCTTTACTCATTATTACTTATCAAATCCTTTCCCCGTGTCTAATAATGATGATTTCTTAGATTATTCACAAAGAATCAGTCATATTGCAAGtctatgctgttttgtttttcctggatcATGCTTTGATACTTGAAATttcaatttcaaaattaattttgatgTTTGGAATTTGAAATTCTTCCTCTAAGACCCCATCTACTTTGtctgaaaaaatatttgataattttaagACAGTCATGTTATTTCCCTGGTTTTAAATTCTTCTGAGCACAATAGGCAGGCCAAGCAGTGTTTGCTCAAGGTAGCCCAGATCATGCACACTAAGGTGGCTATAATTCATGTGATTTTCATAAATTCACTTTCTGCATGTATTTTCCAGGCTATTCAAACTATTCTTTGAGGAAGGAGATTTTAGTAAGTTTTATTAGAAGTCATACCCCTGATACCTGACATGGATGCTTGCTCATGCTGCTTAAACCTCAGGTGCATCTTATAGAATTTGAAGAAGTTTCACTCACCGATGCTGATCTTAGTTGGTAGGAACAAATATCATTGAATCCCTGAGACAGAACATCTTTGTTCAAGAATCAAGCTGTGGGATTTTCTTCCAAGGAGAAAACTAAGGAGCTTTCACACAAAAGTGATGTGAAGCAAAAGATGCTTTAACCTCTCATTAGGTTCATGGTACCTGAAGCTGCCCAGGCACCAAGGGACATGCTGTTCCTCTAAGCTGGCTCTCAGATAAACACTGTGAGTTCAGAGTGTGGAATTTTGAGGAATTCTTCCTCAGGGACTCACCCAGTGGAGACTCTTTAATTATTGCCTTGATATAACTGAATGTTATAATCCAAGTACTACAGGTAAGGGAAATAAATAGGTTTTTAAATCTGATTTCTAATGTTTGTTTATAGATTTATATGTGAAAAGAacctttttccctttatttttttatttcaatttaatttgtCATTGATAAACTCATGCACATTTGTCTAAGCTTCATATAAATAGGTAAATATTTAGTAgatgtttatatatgtgaattCTCAATTACAAGAATTCTTAGCATTAAACTATATTAGCATTACATGAGCTCTAAGCTTCCTCCAAACATCGTGTCTTTTCTAAAATCATTGTAAAGGTGATTCATTTCAAGTCTCCATTTTAACAATTAATGGGTTTTTCATGTGACATATCTCTCACAGGTTCATGTGTCAGAATGCTTGGGGCCTTATAGGTGGCATTGTTCAGAAAGTTGTTGGAATTTTAGGGAGATTGTGTTTCTTTGAGTTATGTTGCACATTTGGACTAGGCATTGAGGTTTTCTAACCTGGGTTCCACTTCTTCTGGgctctctgcttcttccctgTTGATGCAACATGACCTCATGCTCATGCTACCATGTCTTCCCCAGTGATGGAAGTACCTTCTCAAACTTTAAGCCAACATTAATTCTTGATTCCAAAAGTTTCTTCTTACCAGTCATTTGATCCCAACTATGAAATAGCTAATAGAGAAAGTGGTAAGCTCTTCAAAAGTAGGTGGTCTTATAGGCAAAGTAGGAACTATGAGGGTTAGATAATCAAAAAACTTACAGTTACAGTTCAACTCACTGGGCATTCATTTGGGTTCAATACATCTTCAGTGGTTGTTTTTGCAAGATTgtcttttacttatttgtgtattATTTAGTTATACTTACCAACCCATCATgaagttctttctcttttaaaatttgcttttcattttccaatcctttattttatttttctattttttctttattcttaagaATTCACATGATGGgttagtggtggtgcatgcctttaatcccagcacttgggaagcagagacaggcagatttctaaggccagcctggtctacagagtgagttccaggaaagccaaggctacacagagaaaccctgtctcaaaaaacaaaacaaacaaacaaacaaacaaaaaaccaacccccctccaaaaaagaaTTTACACATGTGGTCAGTGAATGCTAAGTCTAGTATGTTGGTAAGATGATAATAAATACttatattcaaaatgtaaaactatTATTTGCTCATAGCATCattggaaattgtccatttatgTCTAATAAACATGGCAACAATGTTCTGatatgaaaaatagaaagaaaaaggaaaggtcaTAACTGCTTCTAGGTATGgtgaagaagaaaatttattATAGACATGTGGGAGAGTATAGCCAGGGTCAAGGATATCTGAGAGAGTTCAGAGTAGACATGACCCTGAGCCatgtgaggagaagggagaggaagagagaggggaaagagatgcCCCAAAGAGAATAGATGAAAAGATCCAGTAACCAAAATGGTTAGGAGGGCACTGTAACAGGGCCCTGAGGGATAGAGGGTGAACTGGCAGCCAGTATCTGACTTGATATGTTAACTAGGCATTTCAGCTGTTTGTGCTGGGTTTGAAACCTaacaatatgaatatttttagctTATGAAATATGGGTCtatacttttctttctatttgatgGCCACTGTCTATTTGCAAAAATTGCCAATATGTTTAGTCAATTTACTAATAGCTTAAATTAATTTCaaagataaagatttttttattgtttttactgttaaaCTAATTTGATTTGCTTGCCTGatgttacatattctttagtgGACTTAGCCTTGTGTTTAGATGCATTAAATTCTTTCTAGTGTGGGGATGTCATAGTCAGTCCTAACCTGATGTCACTATGCTATTGCCTGCTCTATCCCAGTCAATCAGTGACACTTCCCCCACAGTGCTTACCCTGTGTAATACTTACACATAACTTCCATGGGGTCCTTAAGGAAATTTCAAATGCTATTAGGCATGCTTTAAGAGCCATTGACCTTTGCTCTGGAATGCCTAAGAGATTTTAGTGTCTTGCTTGTGAGATAATAAGATAATGCtgttcctgctttctcttttgtaatCTTTACTTATtgctgtaaataaaaaatagtctttttattactatatagtgagaaagagaaggatcTGAGGGGTGTAAAACAATTTCCTGCCGAGCTATGAATTCCATTGATAATTGTAATGTAGTGCTGGAGTGATGGTTcaaaggttaaaagcactgactgctcttccgaaggtcctgagttcaaatcccagcaacgacatggtggctcacaaccatctgtaaagagatctgatgccctcttctggtatctgaagacagctacagtatacttaaataaaataatgaataaatatttaaaaacattgtaATATAAACTTTTGATGCTCAcctttataaattattcttttagCTTCTTACTGCATTGTATGTTTGGCTCTAAGACTGCTGTTCTTTTGCTAGCAGTAAGAATAAGTTCATTCAATCTACATTAGAGTGAAGTCTAAGTCTTTGGTCTTTCCCATGGTTTCTAATGGTATAACACTGGGAAGCATTCATGTAGAAATGTGAACCATATTTATATGGTTAAAAATTCAAAGTTGGGTTTTCTACATCCAATCCCTGAAATACTTCTGACAAGTCTGTGATGTGGACAGAATCAAATAGATATTTTGTGTTGTAAACCAGTGCTCCACCAGCCTAAGTTTCAGCATCTCAGCACCAGAAATTCCCTTTCTACCTCACCTGTGGGAACTTACACCATCACCTGTCAGTACCAGGTGTGGTATATTTCCACTATGACTATGAGTTGCATATTTTTCTATGTGACATGCATACCCTTTATAAAAGGTCCCTCTCAACATCTcgactgtttctctgtttccctgTTTATCTGTCTCTGTTGGTATCTCTTTTTTCCCATGTCCCAACTCCAAGGTGACTGTCTGCTCCCTCTACCCCCAATAATCTTCTTGTGTTAGATCTGTTATATCACATAATCAATGTAGCATACCTTGGCCTGTTTCAGCCAAGCTCCAGGTGCTGCCTGATCCTAAAGTTAGTACTAAAGACTTGGTAGGATATCCTGGTGCCTGTGTGCTCCCCTCTTGTGGGCCTGAGCTACACTAGGACCCTATCTTTTATCCCCAGTCTGCCTACAATGACACTCTATCCATGAATTGGTGACTGATCCATCTCAGAAAGTGTAAATGCTTCCCTGAGTCTCTGGTGGAATTGCCCACTTGGGACTCCTTGGTGAGTTTTCAATGGATTTCACCTTCTGGCTTCATTGGAAAGTCCTGGTACCAGTCATCCACATCTCCTTGGGCTTTTAGCCCTGGCCCTTGGACTGTGCAGTGACAACCTGCTGTCCAACTTGTGCCTTTTTTACCTGGTCTTCCCTAAATCCTTGAGACGCCTTGGACTTCAGGCTTTGGACTGCCCTCTCTACCTCACCTATGGGAACTGCTTCATCCACCTCCTTGTTCCACTTTGGGATTTTTCTTGGAAAACCTCTCAGGTCAGAGGGTTCTCCAAGGTGAGGGGATATGGGGGTGTGGTGGCATCTTCTCAGAGTTGgtcaggtgggtggatggggggaagAACTCTGTGAGGTGGGACTGGGacgggatgtaaataaataaaataactaattttaaaaaagaaaaaataccataGACCTATCAGGACTATACCTAGTGCCAGACTTAATGGCCTCTAAACTTATCTTCCCCTTTCAGTCAAATTTGGCTTCCATACACCTTAAATAATGAATCCTAATGCTTCTAACCAAATAATCAGGGGAACATAAAAATTCCtcatttcctatttcttttttcttctctctgagccctttttgtttctgtctgatcTCCTTGTCCCCCACAGTGTGTTAAGGTGGGAGcagggggaaaaaacaaagtaGGCTAGCTGTGGTGTGCTCTGCTTGCACCTACTCCCCTCTGCAGAGCCTGCTGGAAATAATCTCTTAAGGTATGAAGATCATTTGTTTGtgaatttgatttcaaattctgGAGTCAGATTCTTAAGCTACAGCTTGTCCTCATGTGACCTCTGGCCTTAGATCCAAAAACAATATCCTAAGATTATGCTGTAAATTCTTATCTCAGGATTTGTAAGTTATTgtagatatatatctatatc is a genomic window containing:
- the LOC127669361 gene encoding olfactory receptor 14J1-like; the encoded protein is MNVSFKTGFLLMGFSDEHNLQILHAVLFLITYLLAIMGNLLIITIITLDQRLHSPMYYFLKHPSLLDLCFISVTVPQSIANSLMDNGFISFGQCVLQVFFFIALASSEVGILTVMSYDRYVAICQPLQYETIMDPHACKCAVIAVWMAGGISGLIHTGVNFSIPLCGKRIIHQFFCDIPQMLKLACSYEFINEIAVAAFTTSTAFVCLIAIVFSYIQIFSTVMRIPSADSRTKVFSTCLPHLFVVMFFLSAAGFEFLRLPSDSLSAMDLIFSIFYTVIPPTLNPLIYSLRNESMKAALKKVLSREEFSRRMVYAKAIFNL